A stretch of Ferribacterium limneticum DNA encodes these proteins:
- the rplU gene encoding 50S ribosomal protein L21: MYAVIKTGGKQYRVSAGQKLKVEQIPADVGAEVTLDQILMVGEGESVKIGAPFLAGATVKCTVVSHGRHDKVKIFKMRRRKHYQKRQGHRQNYTELRIDTIAA, encoded by the coding sequence ATGTATGCGGTCATAAAAACCGGCGGCAAGCAGTATCGCGTTTCCGCTGGTCAAAAACTTAAAGTAGAACAGATACCGGCAGACGTTGGCGCAGAAGTTACCCTTGACCAGATCCTCATGGTAGGCGAAGGCGAGTCGGTAAAGATCGGCGCCCCCTTCCTTGCTGGCGCCACCGTCAAGTGCACCGTGGTTTCCCACGGCCGCCACGACAAGGTCAAGATCTTCAAGATGCGTCGTCGTAAGCACTACCAGAAGCGTCAAGGCCATCGTCAGAACTACACCGAACTGCGCATCGACACGATCGCTGCTTAA
- a CDS encoding FKBP-type peptidyl-prolyl cis-trans isomerase, producing the protein MAEITTASGLVYEDTVVGEGAEAKAGNFVTVHYTGWLTNGSKFDSSKDRNDPFEFPLGQRHVIAGWDEGVQGMKVGGSRKLTIPAQLGYGARGAGGVIPPNATLVFEVELLGVQ; encoded by the coding sequence ATGGCTGAAATCACGACTGCCTCCGGGCTGGTTTATGAAGATACCGTCGTCGGCGAAGGCGCCGAGGCCAAGGCGGGCAATTTTGTGACGGTCCATTACACCGGCTGGCTGACCAATGGCAGCAAGTTCGATTCGAGCAAGGATCGCAACGATCCGTTTGAGTTCCCGCTCGGCCAGCGCCATGTGATCGCCGGTTGGGATGAGGGTGTCCAGGGCATGAAGGTCGGTGGCTCGCGCAAGCTGACTATCCCGGCTCAACTGGGTTATGGCGCACGCGGTGCTGGCGGCGTTATTCCGCCGAATGCGACATTGGTTTTCGAGGTTGAACTGCTTGGCGTGCAATGA
- a CDS encoding pseudouridine synthase has product MSDNSGQDDPWAKWRKPEAPAAVEAEAKPKAKPVEPVKPAAPVDVVAPVEASVKPEGTLGVRKSAMPADRPLNRRPIRGGAVQKRATMADKVAIAERLSDKPARPSSAKMRGDAPRENPWKKAAPVQPSRAPAVAAKPLGPSPKGVRLSKVMSERGMCSRREADLWIERGWVFVNGEQVSELGTRIDPSVSEITVSQDAKKDQAKAVTILLHKPVGYVSGQPEPGCVPAVTLITAETQVEQSGGPEFKPWMLRGLAPAGRLDIDSTGLLVLTSDGRVAKRLIGEDSEAEKEYLVRVSGELIKGGLDLLRHGLELDGKPLKPAWVKQLNEDQLHIILKEGKKRQIRRMCELVGLQVIGLKRVRIGRIRLGDLPMGQWRFLRADEAF; this is encoded by the coding sequence ATGAGCGATAACTCCGGTCAAGACGATCCCTGGGCCAAATGGCGCAAGCCTGAGGCCCCTGCTGCGGTTGAGGCTGAAGCAAAGCCGAAAGCCAAGCCGGTTGAACCGGTAAAGCCTGCTGCGCCGGTTGATGTCGTGGCGCCGGTTGAGGCCTCAGTCAAACCAGAGGGAACCCTGGGCGTGCGGAAGTCGGCGATGCCTGCCGATCGCCCGCTCAATCGCCGGCCGATCCGCGGTGGTGCCGTGCAGAAGCGGGCGACCATGGCAGATAAGGTGGCGATCGCTGAACGGTTGTCCGACAAACCGGCACGGCCGTCGAGCGCCAAGATGCGTGGTGATGCGCCGCGTGAAAATCCGTGGAAAAAGGCCGCGCCTGTGCAGCCGTCGAGGGCGCCTGCCGTTGCTGCGAAGCCGCTCGGGCCTAGCCCGAAAGGCGTTCGGCTTTCCAAGGTGATGTCGGAGCGTGGCATGTGTTCGCGCCGCGAGGCTGATCTGTGGATCGAGCGCGGCTGGGTGTTTGTCAATGGCGAGCAGGTCAGCGAACTGGGCACCCGCATCGACCCATCGGTATCCGAAATCACCGTTTCCCAGGATGCGAAGAAGGATCAGGCCAAGGCCGTTACCATCCTGCTCCACAAACCAGTCGGCTATGTCTCCGGACAGCCCGAGCCGGGCTGTGTGCCAGCGGTGACCTTGATTACGGCGGAAACGCAGGTCGAGCAGTCGGGTGGTCCGGAATTCAAGCCGTGGATGTTGCGCGGCCTGGCGCCGGCCGGTCGTCTGGATATCGATTCGACCGGTTTGCTGGTGCTGACCAGCGATGGCCGTGTCGCCAAGCGCCTGATCGGTGAGGACAGCGAGGCGGAAAAAGAATATCTGGTCCGCGTTTCCGGCGAGTTGATCAAGGGTGGTCTGGACCTGCTGCGTCATGGTCTGGAGCTCGATGGCAAGCCGTTGAAGCCGGCCTGGGTCAAGCAGTTGAACGAAGACCAGTTGCACATCATTCTGAAGGAAGGCAAGAAGCGCCAGATTCGCCGCATGTGCGAACTGGTCGGTCTGCAGGTGATCGGCCTGAAGCGGGTGCGCATCGGGCGGATTCGGCTGGGCGATCTGCCGATGGGTCAATGGCGCTTTCTGCGGGCTGACGAGGCCTTCTGA
- a CDS encoding MaoC family dehydratase, with product MAYHIDQLQPGMSASIAKTVTETDIILFAGISTDVNPAHLDEEYAKTTMFGGRIAHGMLSAGFISAVLANHLPGAGTIYLSQTLKFKAPVRPGDTVRATVTVKEVNVEKNRVTLDTVCTVAGKTVIEGECVMMPPVRAKAVGGTA from the coding sequence ATGGCGTATCACATCGACCAACTCCAACCCGGCATGTCCGCAAGCATCGCCAAGACCGTCACCGAAACCGACATCATCCTGTTTGCCGGCATTTCCACCGACGTCAATCCGGCCCACCTCGACGAGGAATACGCCAAGACCACCATGTTCGGCGGCCGCATCGCCCACGGCATGCTGTCGGCTGGTTTCATCTCGGCTGTGCTGGCCAACCACCTGCCCGGCGCCGGCACCATCTATCTTTCCCAGACCCTGAAGTTCAAGGCGCCGGTTCGCCCGGGTGACACCGTCCGCGCTACCGTCACCGTCAAGGAAGTGAACGTTGAGAAGAACCGCGTCACGCTCGATACTGTCTGTACAGTTGCCGGCAAGACCGTCATCGAAGGCGAATGCGTCATGATGCCGCCGGTTCGCGCCAAGGCTGTGGGCGGCACCGCCTAA
- a CDS encoding ABC transporter permease, which produces MLWSDALQLAVRAITAQRLRSFLTLLGIAVGIAAVILLTSIGEGIHRFVLGEFTQFGTNVITVAPGKTKTGGSPSGLPSSARPLSLDDAKSLERLPHIVAVTPNVRGNAEVEGNGRTRRTLIYGVNSKLPLIFRSTVQSGQFLPADDEGSARAFVVLGSKLKTELFGSENPLGQRLRVGGLHFRIIGVLAPKGQFLGIDLDDTAFVPTARAQELFNREGVDEINIAAKEGIPSALVASRVKTHLIDRHSREDFTIVTQEEMLKTLSNILNVLTMAVGALGGISLLVGGVGIVTIMTIAVTERTGEIGLLVALGAPRRTILALFLGEAVALSALGGLFGLVLGIGLAQLIHLALPALPVHTPLSFVLLAEGIAIAIGLAAGVLPARNAARLDPVEALRTE; this is translated from the coding sequence ATGCTCTGGTCCGACGCCCTCCAACTCGCCGTCCGCGCCATCACCGCCCAGCGCCTGCGCAGCTTCCTGACGCTACTCGGCATCGCCGTCGGCATTGCTGCGGTCATTTTGCTCACCTCGATCGGCGAAGGGATTCACCGCTTCGTGCTCGGCGAATTCACCCAGTTCGGTACCAATGTCATCACGGTCGCCCCGGGCAAGACCAAGACCGGAGGCTCGCCGTCCGGCCTGCCGTCGAGCGCCCGCCCGCTGTCGCTGGATGATGCGAAATCACTTGAACGTTTGCCCCACATTGTCGCTGTCACGCCCAACGTCCGCGGCAATGCCGAAGTCGAAGGCAATGGCCGAACCCGCCGCACGCTGATCTACGGCGTCAATTCCAAATTGCCGCTTATTTTCCGGTCGACCGTGCAAAGCGGCCAGTTCCTGCCCGCCGACGACGAAGGCAGCGCCCGCGCCTTCGTCGTACTTGGCTCTAAGCTGAAAACCGAGCTGTTCGGCAGCGAAAATCCGCTTGGCCAGCGCCTGCGCGTCGGCGGCCTGCATTTCAGGATCATCGGCGTCCTGGCGCCGAAAGGCCAATTCCTCGGGATCGATCTTGACGACACCGCTTTCGTACCGACCGCCCGCGCCCAGGAACTGTTCAACCGCGAAGGCGTCGATGAAATCAACATTGCGGCCAAAGAAGGCATTCCGTCCGCCCTCGTCGCCAGCCGCGTCAAGACACACCTGATCGACCGTCACAGCCGCGAGGACTTCACCATCGTCACGCAGGAAGAGATGCTGAAGACGCTGTCCAATATCCTCAACGTACTGACCATGGCCGTCGGCGCGCTCGGCGGCATTTCGCTGCTGGTCGGCGGTGTCGGCATCGTCACCATCATGACCATCGCCGTCACCGAACGCACCGGTGAAATCGGCCTGCTTGTCGCCCTCGGCGCCCCGCGCCGCACCATCCTGGCGCTCTTCCTCGGCGAGGCGGTCGCCCTCTCGGCACTCGGCGGCCTGTTCGGACTGGTACTCGGCATCGGCCTGGCCCAGCTAATACACTTGGCGCTCCCCGCTCTGCCGGTCCACACGCCGCTCAGCTTTGTCCTGCTGGCCGAAGGTATCGCCATCGCGATCGGCCTCGCCGCCGGCGTCCTGCCTGCCCGCAACGCAGCTCGGCTTGATCCGGTCGAAGCCCTGCGCACCGAGTAA
- a CDS encoding ABC transporter permease: MRLTDTLRFARDAATGYPMRTALSVLAMSIGVAAVVILTALGDGARRYVVGQFSSIGTNLVIVLPGRSGTGGFNPANAITSTPRDLTIDDAGSLRRLPTVRRVAPLAVGTSEIAFGGKLREIMVAGSTAEFIPIRNFELAQGQGLPEEDWNRGSSVAIIGAKIRSELFGTEPAIGQLVRVGDRRLRIIGVLKPVGQGLGMNTDELVIVPVSLAQAMFNSNTLFRILIEANSRDAIPAAKDQAMETLKQRHRGEEDITVITQDAILATFDKLLGALTLAVAGIAAISLAVAGILVMNVMLVAVTQRTGEIGLLKALGATARSIRLAFLAEAAMLSTVGALLGYLLGELGAFALRQFFPVFPAYPPNWAVIAGLSTALVTGLLFGVMPARRAARLDPVQALMKH, translated from the coding sequence ATGCGCCTCACTGACACCCTGCGCTTCGCCCGCGATGCGGCCACCGGCTACCCGATGCGCACCGCGCTGTCGGTGCTGGCCATGTCGATCGGGGTTGCTGCCGTCGTCATCCTCACCGCCCTTGGCGACGGGGCTCGGCGTTATGTCGTCGGCCAGTTCTCCTCAATCGGCACCAACCTCGTCATCGTGCTGCCCGGCCGTTCCGGCACTGGCGGTTTCAACCCGGCCAACGCCATTACCTCGACGCCACGCGACCTGACCATCGACGACGCAGGCAGCCTGCGCCGCCTGCCTACGGTGCGCCGCGTCGCCCCGCTTGCCGTCGGCACCTCGGAAATCGCCTTCGGCGGCAAGCTGCGCGAAATCATGGTCGCTGGCTCGACCGCCGAGTTCATTCCCATCCGCAATTTCGAACTGGCTCAGGGGCAGGGGCTGCCGGAAGAAGACTGGAACCGTGGTTCGTCGGTCGCCATTATCGGCGCCAAGATCCGCAGCGAACTGTTTGGCACCGAACCGGCCATCGGCCAACTGGTCCGCGTCGGCGACCGTAGGCTGCGCATCATTGGCGTCCTCAAGCCGGTTGGCCAGGGTCTGGGCATGAATACCGACGAACTGGTCATCGTGCCGGTGTCACTGGCGCAGGCCATGTTCAACTCCAACACCCTGTTCCGCATCCTGATCGAAGCCAACAGCCGCGATGCCATCCCCGCCGCCAAGGATCAGGCGATGGAAACGCTCAAGCAGCGCCACCGGGGAGAAGAGGACATTACGGTCATCACCCAGGACGCCATCCTCGCCACTTTCGACAAGCTGCTCGGCGCCCTGACCCTGGCCGTCGCCGGCATCGCTGCCATTAGTCTGGCTGTCGCCGGCATTCTGGTCATGAATGTCATGCTCGTTGCCGTCACCCAGCGTACTGGCGAAATCGGCCTGCTCAAGGCACTGGGCGCCACCGCCCGAAGCATCCGCCTCGCCTTCCTGGCCGAAGCCGCCATGCTGTCTACCGTCGGCGCCCTGCTCGGTTACCTGCTGGGCGAATTGGGCGCCTTCGCCTTGCGCCAGTTCTTCCCGGTTTTCCCGGCCTACCCGCCCAACTGGGCCGTCATCGCCGGCCTGAGCACGGCGCTCGTCACCGGCCTTCTCTTCGGCGTCATGCCGGCGCGTCGTGCCGCCCGACTCGACCCGGTGCAAGCGTTGATGAAGCACTGA
- a CDS encoding ABC transporter ATP-binding protein has translation MALIELSGIERRFLLGDTTVNALTGLNLQIAAGEYVAVMGPSGSGKSTLLNLLGLLDRPNEGTYKLEGRDVTTLSPDEQATVRSTRIGFVFQSFHLVPRLSAAENIALPMTLAGIAPAERKQRVAQALKDFGLENRADHKPDQLSGGQRQRVAIARATIMQPALILADEPTGNLDRHTGEEVVNLLEALNAKGVTLIVVTHDQSMGARAKRQLVMEDGRLKLDSNPPLYGPEGRGGDGFPPADKPIPLPTSPLKGEE, from the coding sequence ATGGCACTGATCGAGCTCTCCGGCATCGAACGTCGCTTCCTGCTCGGCGACACCACGGTCAATGCGCTGACCGGACTGAACCTGCAGATCGCCGCCGGCGAATACGTTGCCGTGATGGGCCCTTCCGGCTCCGGCAAATCGACGCTGCTCAACTTGCTCGGCCTGCTCGACCGACCCAACGAAGGCACCTACAAGCTCGAAGGCCGCGATGTCACCACCCTCTCCCCTGACGAACAGGCGACCGTACGCAGCACCCGCATCGGCTTCGTCTTCCAGAGCTTCCACCTCGTGCCTCGCCTGAGCGCTGCTGAAAATATCGCCCTGCCGATGACCCTGGCCGGCATCGCCCCGGCCGAACGCAAGCAGCGCGTCGCCCAGGCACTGAAGGACTTCGGGCTGGAAAACCGGGCCGATCACAAGCCGGACCAGCTTTCCGGCGGCCAGCGCCAGCGCGTCGCCATTGCCCGTGCCACGATCATGCAGCCGGCGCTGATCCTGGCCGATGAGCCAACCGGCAATCTCGACCGCCATACCGGCGAGGAGGTGGTCAATCTGCTCGAAGCGCTCAATGCCAAGGGCGTGACGCTGATCGTCGTCACCCACGACCAAAGCATGGGCGCCCGCGCCAAGCGGCAACTGGTGATGGAGGATGGGCGCTTGAAGCTTGATTCGAACCCTCCTCTTTATGGCCCAGAGGGCCGGGGAGGGGATGGGTTTCCGCCCGCCGACAAACCCATCCCCCTCCCAACCTCCCCCTTGAAGGGGGAGGAGTAG
- a CDS encoding efflux RND transporter periplasmic adaptor subunit has protein sequence MRRIAIIVALIAILGLGLFWFTRPQPIPVALKEVAAGKVEATLANTRAGTVEACQRTKLSTIIGGRIEYLGVKEGDRVKKGQLLLKLWNDDQQAQSALAQAQITLSAKRSEEACIAAVNAEKEAARQSELRAKGFVSSSREEAARTDAEVRRASCNTAKADIAQAEAKLKTTRVDQGRVALYAPFDGTIAKIVGELGEYSTPSPPGVPTPPAIDLIDDSCLYIKAPMDEVDAPKIQTGQPVRITLDALPGKVLPGKVRRVAPYVSAVEKQARTVDIEVDFDQPETAGKLLVGYSADVEIILSGRDNVLRIPTAAIQEGGKVLLFNPESGKLEERQIKAGLANWEYTEVMEGLKAGERIVTSLDKEGVKAGAKVTPDDKAKAK, from the coding sequence ATGCGCCGCATCGCCATCATCGTCGCCCTGATCGCCATTCTCGGCCTCGGCCTGTTCTGGTTCACTCGCCCGCAACCCATCCCGGTGGCGCTCAAGGAAGTCGCTGCTGGCAAGGTCGAAGCAACGCTGGCCAATACCCGCGCCGGCACTGTCGAGGCCTGTCAGCGCACCAAGCTGTCGACCATCATTGGCGGACGCATCGAGTACCTCGGCGTCAAGGAAGGCGACCGGGTCAAGAAGGGCCAGCTGCTGCTCAAGCTGTGGAACGACGACCAGCAGGCGCAAAGTGCGCTGGCCCAGGCGCAAATCACGCTGAGCGCCAAACGCAGCGAGGAAGCCTGCATCGCCGCAGTCAACGCCGAAAAAGAAGCCGCCCGACAATCCGAACTGCGCGCCAAGGGTTTCGTGTCGAGCAGCCGGGAAGAAGCCGCCCGCACTGACGCAGAAGTCCGCCGTGCCAGTTGCAACACCGCCAAGGCCGACATTGCTCAGGCGGAAGCCAAACTGAAGACGACCCGTGTCGATCAGGGCCGTGTGGCTTTGTATGCCCCGTTCGACGGCACGATCGCCAAGATCGTCGGCGAACTCGGTGAATACTCGACCCCATCGCCCCCCGGTGTCCCGACGCCACCGGCCATCGACCTGATCGACGATTCCTGCCTCTACATCAAGGCCCCGATGGATGAGGTTGACGCCCCCAAGATCCAGACCGGACAACCGGTCCGCATCACGCTCGACGCCCTGCCCGGCAAGGTTCTGCCCGGCAAGGTCAGGCGCGTCGCCCCCTATGTTTCGGCCGTTGAAAAACAGGCGCGGACCGTCGACATCGAGGTCGATTTCGACCAACCGGAAACTGCCGGCAAGCTGCTCGTTGGCTACAGCGCCGACGTCGAAATCATCCTCTCCGGCCGCGACAACGTCCTGCGCATCCCGACCGCCGCCATTCAGGAAGGCGGCAAGGTGCTGCTTTTCAACCCTGAGAGTGGCAAGCTGGAAGAACGCCAGATCAAGGCCGGCCTCGCCAACTGGGAATACACCGAGGTAATGGAGGGGCTGAAAGCCGGCGAGCGCATCGTCACCTCCCTCGACAAGGAGGGGGTCAAGGCCGGCGCCAAGGTCACGCCAGACGACAAGGCCAAGGCGAAGTAG
- a CDS encoding hybrid sensor histidine kinase/response regulator, with protein sequence MNLRKVFLSVLLALASGLILIGGVTVGALSAYNEAYSAARHRQESLVLMNGVRQEVDLLSRLVSSYVSTANSRFLIYYYDILAIREGSKAAPDGASATYWEQVIGGLRTHVPPPPGPGVALIERSSRLGFDAAEQALLRRVFQLTEQMKEVEQIAFAATQGLYDPVKREVVSEAEPQREFANDLLHEGHYLKLRAELAMSVDDLATQVDQRTSKNLMEAGEMLRRWIISALLLLLGAGIVLLVSYDYLKKHLLTPLTTLHQVAIALSKKSFSQRVGDLSGVEEVQALATTIDSMAAAIEADLEQREQVQRALRQARSRAEVAAEAKSIFLANMSHEIRTPMNAILGMAYLALKSGLPPRQHDYVSKIHSAARSLLGILNDILDFSKIEAGKVALEAVLFDVETVLQNALFMVQQKVEGKPVELILDFKPSRSMHFLLGDPLRLGQVLINLLSNAVKFTERGHVRLVVSEAACDGATSTIAFRVEDTGIGMTAEQVGRLFQEFSQADGSTTRKYGGTGLGLAISKRLVAAMSGEIGVESTLGSGSVFHFTIQLPFAAEDAAEKTAPEMLVCQRVLVVDDYPAARDGMVGMLLSMGCKDVDQAADGAGALARLAMAAAKGEPYDLLLLDWLLPGMTGGELIAALQGKGLALPARTIVVSATDSAVLRQEATDPGITEVVQKPLLPNVLRRICATQLAEPIGSAGDNGGASLASLQGMAILLVEDNELNQQVAGEILKSWGASVDVAANGQIALDLLYSHPPSYYAAVLMDLEMPVMDGREATRRLRDDAQFRDLPVIVMTAHVAGHGMRDRLVPGVSGYIAKPFEPEELQAILQPYWRGLQRGGVVPVAALGTEDDASFVAALESLFEVDSVVLLRRFAGRLPFLARALSRFVDDCQNWSARLNELLAQGGLEAAQRQVHTLKGLAGTFAMIRLHSALIELELVMKAGKPDVASEIAEVEAQLQGLLSGLERLPLGAGEPARVLSVDGLDAALAKLRVQLRQGDGEVEEVWRQIKESMAMIYSGRQIAAIDHAISQWNFDEALGLIDQATRSGGGQQ encoded by the coding sequence ATGAACCTGCGGAAGGTCTTTCTCAGCGTTTTGCTGGCTTTGGCCAGTGGGCTGATCCTGATCGGCGGTGTGACCGTGGGCGCTTTATCGGCTTACAACGAGGCCTATAGCGCGGCCAGGCATCGTCAGGAATCCCTGGTCCTGATGAACGGGGTGCGTCAGGAAGTCGACTTGTTGAGCCGGCTGGTCAGTTCCTACGTCAGTACGGCCAATTCCCGCTTCCTGATTTACTACTATGACATCCTGGCTATCCGCGAAGGCAGCAAGGCGGCACCCGATGGCGCCTCGGCCACCTATTGGGAGCAGGTGATCGGCGGCTTGCGGACGCACGTTCCGCCGCCGCCCGGGCCGGGGGTCGCCCTGATCGAGCGCAGCAGTCGCCTGGGATTCGATGCGGCAGAGCAGGCGCTGCTCCGCCGCGTGTTCCAACTGACCGAGCAGATGAAGGAGGTCGAGCAGATCGCCTTCGCGGCGACGCAGGGCTTGTACGACCCGGTCAAGCGCGAGGTGGTTTCCGAAGCCGAGCCACAGCGTGAATTTGCCAATGATCTGTTGCATGAGGGGCATTACCTGAAGCTTCGGGCTGAACTGGCGATGTCGGTCGACGACCTGGCGACACAGGTCGATCAGCGGACAAGCAAGAATCTGATGGAGGCGGGAGAGATGCTGCGGCGCTGGATTATTTCGGCTCTGCTCTTGCTCCTCGGGGCAGGCATCGTCTTGCTGGTCAGCTACGACTACCTCAAGAAGCATCTGCTCACCCCGCTGACGACCTTGCACCAGGTAGCGATCGCCTTGTCCAAGAAATCATTCAGCCAGCGTGTCGGCGACTTGAGCGGGGTTGAAGAGGTGCAGGCGCTGGCGACCACGATAGACAGCATGGCGGCGGCGATCGAGGCGGACCTGGAGCAACGCGAGCAGGTCCAGCGCGCCTTGCGGCAGGCACGGTCGAGGGCTGAGGTGGCCGCCGAGGCAAAATCCATCTTCTTGGCCAACATGAGCCACGAAATTCGCACGCCGATGAACGCCATTCTTGGCATGGCCTATCTGGCCCTGAAATCGGGATTGCCGCCAAGGCAGCATGACTACGTTTCCAAGATTCATTCGGCCGCCCGTTCTCTGCTGGGCATCCTCAACGATATTCTCGATTTCTCGAAAATCGAGGCCGGCAAGGTCGCGCTTGAGGCGGTTCTCTTCGATGTCGAGACGGTGCTCCAGAATGCCCTGTTCATGGTCCAGCAGAAGGTCGAGGGGAAACCGGTCGAATTGATCCTCGATTTCAAACCGTCGCGGTCCATGCATTTTTTGCTGGGTGATCCGCTGCGTCTGGGGCAGGTCCTGATCAACCTGCTGAGCAACGCAGTCAAATTTACCGAGCGGGGGCACGTGCGACTGGTGGTCAGTGAGGCGGCCTGCGATGGCGCGACCTCGACGATCGCCTTCCGGGTCGAGGATACCGGGATTGGCATGACAGCCGAGCAGGTCGGGCGGCTCTTTCAGGAGTTTTCCCAGGCCGATGGATCGACGACGAGAAAATATGGCGGAACCGGCTTGGGCCTGGCGATCTCGAAACGCCTGGTCGCTGCAATGAGCGGGGAAATCGGGGTTGAGAGCACGCTGGGCAGCGGGAGCGTTTTTCATTTCACCATCCAGTTGCCTTTTGCCGCCGAGGATGCCGCCGAGAAAACTGCGCCGGAGATGCTGGTCTGCCAGCGGGTGCTGGTGGTCGATGACTATCCCGCAGCGCGGGATGGCATGGTTGGCATGCTGTTGTCCATGGGGTGCAAGGATGTCGATCAGGCAGCGGATGGTGCTGGTGCCCTGGCCCGCCTGGCGATGGCTGCGGCGAAAGGTGAGCCCTATGATCTGCTGCTGCTCGATTGGCTGCTGCCGGGCATGACGGGCGGAGAGCTGATCGCAGCGCTGCAGGGCAAAGGTCTGGCCTTACCGGCGAGAACGATCGTGGTATCGGCGACCGATTCCGCCGTTCTCCGACAGGAGGCAACAGACCCGGGAATCACCGAAGTGGTTCAGAAGCCGTTGTTGCCGAATGTACTGCGCCGAATCTGCGCAACCCAGCTGGCCGAACCCATTGGCAGCGCCGGGGATAACGGGGGCGCCTCCCTGGCAAGCCTTCAGGGCATGGCGATATTGCTGGTCGAGGACAACGAACTCAACCAGCAGGTAGCTGGCGAAATCCTCAAGAGCTGGGGGGCAAGCGTTGATGTCGCGGCAAATGGTCAGATTGCCCTCGACTTGCTGTATTCGCATCCTCCCAGCTATTACGCAGCGGTACTGATGGATCTGGAAATGCCGGTGATGGATGGTCGGGAGGCGACGCGTCGTCTGCGAGATGATGCGCAGTTTCGCGATTTGCCGGTCATTGTCATGACGGCGCATGTGGCCGGGCATGGCATGCGGGATCGGCTGGTGCCCGGCGTCAGCGGCTATATTGCCAAGCCGTTCGAGCCTGAAGAGCTGCAGGCCATTCTGCAGCCTTACTGGCGTGGCCTGCAGCGGGGTGGCGTCGTCCCCGTTGCGGCGCTCGGCACCGAGGACGATGCAAGCTTTGTTGCGGCGTTGGAGTCTCTGTTCGAAGTTGATTCAGTCGTGCTGCTTCGCCGCTTTGCCGGGCGTCTGCCCTTCCTTGCCAGGGCCCTGAGTCGTTTTGTTGATGATTGCCAGAACTGGTCGGCCCGGCTGAATGAACTGTTGGCTCAGGGGGGGCTTGAGGCAGCGCAGCGTCAGGTGCATACCCTCAAGGGGCTGGCTGGCACTTTCGCAATGATCCGCTTGCATTCGGCGCTGATCGAGCTTGAGCTCGTCATGAAGGCGGGAAAGCCTGACGTGGCCAGTGAAATTGCCGAGGTTGAGGCGCAGTTGCAAGGGCTGCTGTCCGGGCTCGAACGTCTGCCACTGGGGGCGGGCGAGCCCGCCAGGGTGCTGTCGGTGGATGGGCTAGATGCTGCGCTGGCGAAGTTACGTGTGCAATTGCGCCAGGGCGATGGCGAAGTCGAGGAAGTCTGGCGCCAAATAAAGGAAAGCATGGCAATGATTTATTCAGGACGACAGATAGCGGCGATCGATCATGCGATCAGCCAATGGAATTTCGACGAGGCGCTCGGTCTGATTGATCAAGCGACTCGGAGCGGAGGAGGGCAACAGTGA